In Helianthus annuus cultivar XRQ/B chromosome 3, HanXRQr2.0-SUNRISE, whole genome shotgun sequence, a single window of DNA contains:
- the LOC110930730 gene encoding probable serine/threonine-protein kinase PBL19, with translation MNCFNIFNSKTKKKSKSSPELREQQQTQSSKQATRLVKSTGSISSPRSIPELYREKGHNLKKFSFSELRIATNNFNRMLKIGEGGFGSVYKGSIKPVSGEGDPLVVAIKKLNRNSLQGHKEWLAEVQFLGVVDHPNLVKLLGYCSADGERGIQRLLVYEYMPNKSLEAHLFGRALPPIPWITRLKILLSAAEGLTYLHEGLEIQVIFRDFKSSNVLLDENFNAKLSDFGLAREGPQGDRSHVSTMPVGTYGYAAPEYVETGHLKSNSDLWSFGVVLYEILTGRRAIDRNLPQSEQKLIEWVKQYPADSKRFRMIMDPRLNNQYPLDTARKVAKLADSCLKKNPEERPPMSRIVEILQDAIRESGNGNISEITSVAPSPLPEPSTRRAVRAS, from the exons ATGAACTGCTTCAACATCTTCAACTCCAAAACCAAGAAAAAATCCAAATCCTCACCGGAGCTCCGAGAACAACAACAAACCCAATCATCCAAACAAGCTACAAGATTAGTTAAATCAACTGGGTCAATCTCTTCACCTCGATCCATACCCGAATTGTACAGAGAAAAAGGCCACAATCTCAAAAAGTTCTCCTTTTCGGAGCTCCGAATTGCTACTAACAATTTTAACAGGATGTTGAAGATCGGTGAAGGTGGGTTTGGAAGTGTTTACAAAGGCTCTATTAAACCGGTTAGTGGTGAAGGTGATCCTCTTGTGGTTGCCATCAAGAAACTCAATAGAAATAGCCTGCAG GGGCATAAAGAGTGGTTAGCAGAAGTGCAGTTTCTTGGTGTGGTGGATCACCCTAACCTTGTAAAGCTTTTGGGGTACTGCTCGGCGGATGGAGAACGGGGCATACAACGATTGCTGGTTTATGAGTACATGCCGAACAAGAGCCTAGAAGCGCATCTTTTTGGACGCGCATTGCCGCCGATTCCTTGGATCACACGGTTAAAGATCCTTCTTAGTGCGGCCGAGGGTCTCACTTATCTTCATGAGGGCTTGGAGATCCAg GTGATTTTCCGAGACTTCAAGTCTTCGAATGTGTTATTGGATGAGAACTTCAATGCAAAACTTTCGGATTTTGGTCTTGCTAGAGAAGGACCTCAAGGGGACCGGTCTCATGTATCTACAATG CCTGTTGGTACATACGGATACGCTGCTCCGGAATACGTGGAAACCGGCCATCTCAAATCGAACAGCGATTTATGGAGTTTTGGAGTCGTACTATACGAGATCTTAACAGGAAGACGAGCAATCGATAGAAACCTACCACAATCCGAACAAAAACTTATTGAATGGGTGAAACAATACCCGGCTGATAGCAAGAGGTTTAGGATGATAATGGATCCGCGCTTAAACAATCAATACCCGCTCGACACTGCCCGAAAAGTTGCGAAACTGGCTGATAGCTGTCTGAAAAAGAACCCCGAAGAACGGCCGCCTATGAGTAGGATTGTTGAAATATTACAAGACGCGATTAGAGAGTCGGGAAACGGTAACATTTCCGAAATTACGAGTGTGGCACCGAGTCCCTTACCGGAGCCCTCAACACGAAGAGCGGTCCGTGCATCTTAG